Proteins from a genomic interval of Diaphorobacter sp. HDW4A:
- a CDS encoding DNA repair protein — translation MYPLSLTLKGFRGIRDGLGMDVLTLDLERLAGDAELVALAGANGRGKSTILDNLHPFLVMPSRAAGVGGFSYYDHVCLPEAEKDLLWLHEGRRYRSQVVIRSNGRRATDAFLFEADDEGRWRPVQLPDGTVSDGKTGTYVRCVEYLLGSAETFFTSAFSAQGKRQLSSYQNGEIKTLLADLLGQEEIRNEGKKAAQVADLLKAGLVSMRQQQATLDEQIGRQDGERQRLEEAPKRVVELAGTLKAAQTTLEAARERLAQQRAVREQARGTETVRSRMSSERTALIRTGKEAIEAIASQKKCQQQRLERLEQRAATRRTQRASRVQALARQRQQCDAVLAHEAGVQRAVRRLELAEAVAAAHGERVRAAREQVQALARCDSALEAAGVRAKAIEREAGQAALRAEDLARRIGLTREVPCAGTDLQGQCKLLGDAREAQALMPSAQGAIRRLADDRAATRRQEAALAAQRRDLESGPQALAWAEWRESVARGRAEQCGRLAERAGELRQARLRCEEIDGELAGLQVGGSDDGKDETPEEVTERGDIAKVLEALAAQQEQQAKYYRQSLDRLDAALAALPPAFDEQRLTAAERAVAGAQTAAVEAERAHLQAIRDVEVKVALDRQLRERRSERHQLAARVALVESQLGSWNLLAKCLSNDGVIALAIDDAGPTLAGLANDLLLACYGPRFTVSLLTQLETRKGEQREGFAIEVHDGESGQSKRVEQMSGGERVWVNECLVRAVALYLGQNSGRCYGTLFSDEADGALDPARKRMFMAMKREVLRLGGYAREIYISQTPELTSMADAVINLDGLCQAQGDRVLASSAAS, via the coding sequence ATGTATCCCCTCTCGCTGACCCTCAAAGGCTTTCGCGGTATCCGCGATGGCCTCGGCATGGATGTGCTGACCCTCGACCTGGAACGTCTTGCCGGCGATGCCGAACTCGTGGCACTGGCCGGCGCCAATGGCCGGGGCAAGAGCACCATTCTCGACAACCTGCACCCCTTCCTCGTCATGCCGTCGCGGGCGGCTGGCGTCGGGGGCTTTTCCTACTACGACCATGTGTGCCTGCCTGAGGCCGAGAAGGATCTGCTGTGGCTGCACGAGGGGCGGCGTTACCGCTCGCAGGTCGTGATCCGCAGCAATGGGCGGCGGGCCACCGATGCCTTCCTGTTCGAGGCCGACGACGAGGGGCGCTGGCGGCCCGTGCAGTTGCCAGATGGAACGGTCTCGGACGGCAAGACCGGCACCTATGTGCGGTGCGTCGAATACTTGCTGGGCAGCGCGGAGACCTTCTTCACGTCCGCATTCAGCGCCCAGGGCAAGCGGCAGCTCAGCAGCTACCAGAACGGCGAGATCAAGACTTTGCTGGCCGACCTGCTGGGACAGGAAGAGATCCGCAACGAAGGCAAGAAGGCCGCGCAGGTGGCCGATCTGCTGAAAGCCGGTCTGGTGTCCATGCGCCAGCAACAGGCCACGCTCGACGAGCAGATCGGCCGCCAGGATGGCGAGCGGCAGCGCCTGGAAGAAGCGCCGAAGCGGGTGGTCGAACTCGCCGGCACCCTGAAGGCGGCGCAAACGACCCTGGAGGCCGCACGCGAACGCCTGGCGCAGCAGCGCGCAGTGCGGGAGCAGGCGCGCGGCACGGAGACGGTGCGCAGTCGGATGAGCAGCGAGCGCACAGCGCTGATCCGCACCGGCAAAGAGGCCATCGAAGCCATCGCCTCCCAGAAGAAATGCCAGCAACAGCGGCTGGAGCGGCTCGAACAACGTGCCGCGACCCGCCGGACACAGCGTGCATCGCGGGTGCAGGCCCTGGCGCGCCAGCGGCAGCAGTGCGATGCGGTTCTGGCGCACGAGGCGGGCGTGCAGCGGGCCGTCCGGCGTCTGGAGCTTGCCGAAGCTGTGGCGGCGGCGCATGGCGAACGGGTGCGGGCAGCCCGTGAGCAGGTCCAGGCCTTGGCCCGCTGCGACAGCGCGTTGGAGGCGGCAGGCGTTCGCGCCAAGGCGATCGAGCGTGAAGCCGGGCAGGCCGCCCTGCGGGCCGAAGACCTGGCGCGCCGAATCGGCCTGACGCGGGAGGTGCCCTGCGCCGGGACCGATCTGCAAGGGCAATGCAAGCTGCTGGGTGACGCCAGGGAGGCGCAGGCGCTGATGCCGAGTGCCCAGGGCGCGATCCGGCGTCTTGCCGATGATCGGGCGGCCACGCGGCGGCAGGAGGCGGCGCTGGCGGCCCAGCGGCGTGACCTCGAGAGCGGGCCGCAGGCCCTGGCCTGGGCCGAGTGGCGGGAATCGGTGGCCCGCGGCCGGGCGGAGCAGTGCGGCCGTTTGGCGGAACGGGCCGGAGAGCTTCGCCAGGCCCGCCTGCGCTGCGAAGAGATCGATGGCGAGCTGGCCGGCTTGCAGGTGGGGGGTAGCGACGACGGGAAGGATGAAACCCCGGAAGAAGTCACCGAGCGCGGTGACATTGCCAAGGTTCTGGAGGCGCTCGCGGCCCAGCAGGAACAGCAGGCCAAGTACTACCGGCAGTCGCTCGACAGGCTGGATGCGGCACTGGCCGCTTTGCCCCCGGCGTTCGACGAGCAGCGGCTGACAGCAGCGGAGCGTGCGGTAGCGGGAGCGCAAACAGCGGCCGTCGAAGCCGAGCGCGCGCATTTGCAGGCGATCCGCGATGTCGAGGTCAAGGTAGCGCTGGATCGTCAGCTGCGTGAGCGCCGGAGCGAACGTCACCAGCTGGCGGCGCGCGTCGCTCTGGTGGAGTCGCAATTGGGAAGCTGGAACCTGCTGGCCAAGTGCCTGAGCAACGACGGCGTGATTGCGCTGGCGATCGACGACGCTGGCCCTACGCTGGCGGGGCTGGCCAACGACCTGCTTCTGGCCTGCTACGGGCCGCGTTTCACGGTGTCGTTGCTGACGCAGCTCGAAACGCGCAAGGGCGAGCAGCGTGAGGGCTTTGCCATCGAAGTCCACGACGGTGAATCGGGACAGAGCAAACGGGTGGAGCAGATGAGCGGCGGCGAGAGGGTCTGGGTGAACGAGTGTCTGGTGCGTGCCGTGGCCTTGTACCTCGGCCAGAACAGCGGGCGCTGCTACGGAACTTTGTTCAGCGACGAAGCGGACGGCGCGCTGGATCCGGCGCGCAAGCGGATGTTCATGGCGATGAAGCGGGAAGTGCTGCGCCTGGGTGGGTATGCCCGGGAGATCTACATCTCTCAGACGCCCGAGCTGACGTCAATGGCCGATGCGGTCATCAATCTGGATGGGCTGTGCCAGGCGCAGGGTGATCGAGTGCTGGCGAGCTCGGCTGCTTCGTAG
- a CDS encoding methyltransferase domain-containing protein, producing the protein MSSTLWADAPTPVLATEQFPRILAAVIAADPRDRSVLRIFGIPTSVETEHTPGARPQIALKLYEGLIQAVLDSGVIYSLRNVRVADDFYVEYLREQRSLWLKYQQILGSRLLIRMTDEQAESFEETVRQLQAPEPAKAAETEPASLQGEMALLRAKGQRIELPARRLQHYAHIKTLILNAGGVYSRNGFQFGAAIDVTQVLNRLRGGEKPNPKKDRQAFYTPEDVAAETVAWAMECLGDLTGKRMLEPSAGEGALAEPARAADAKVIAVEINGPSAQILRDKGFEVIERDFLSLSLADIGLFDVVIANPPFSKDQDITHVIHMWRFLRPGGVLVSLTSPGWRTGRTKAQRNFRAFVDNIGAEVEALPAGAFKASGTKVSVLRLRAVKQVEGALQGSHRQG; encoded by the coding sequence ATGTCCTCTACCCTTTGGGCCGACGCGCCCACACCGGTCCTTGCGACCGAGCAGTTCCCCCGCATCCTGGCCGCCGTGATCGCGGCCGATCCGCGCGACCGCAGTGTCCTGCGGATCTTCGGCATCCCGACATCCGTCGAGACCGAGCACACCCCGGGCGCCCGCCCGCAGATCGCCCTGAAGCTCTATGAAGGGTTGATCCAGGCGGTGCTGGACAGCGGCGTGATCTATTCGCTGCGCAACGTCCGGGTCGCCGACGACTTCTACGTCGAGTACCTCCGCGAGCAACGCAGCCTGTGGCTGAAGTACCAGCAGATCCTCGGTTCGCGCCTGCTGATCCGGATGACGGATGAACAGGCCGAATCGTTCGAAGAGACGGTCCGGCAATTGCAGGCACCCGAGCCCGCGAAAGCCGCAGAGACGGAGCCTGCATCGCTGCAAGGCGAGATGGCCCTGCTGCGGGCCAAGGGGCAGCGCATCGAGCTGCCCGCCCGGCGTCTGCAGCACTACGCGCACATCAAGACGCTGATCCTGAACGCCGGCGGCGTCTACAGCCGCAATGGCTTTCAGTTCGGCGCGGCGATCGACGTGACCCAGGTGCTGAACCGTCTGCGGGGTGGCGAAAAGCCCAACCCCAAGAAGGATCGGCAGGCCTTCTACACCCCGGAAGATGTCGCCGCCGAGACGGTGGCCTGGGCGATGGAATGCCTGGGCGATTTGACCGGCAAGCGGATGCTCGAACCTTCCGCAGGGGAAGGCGCACTGGCCGAACCGGCCCGAGCCGCCGACGCCAAGGTGATCGCCGTGGAGATCAATGGCCCGAGCGCGCAGATCCTGCGCGACAAGGGTTTCGAGGTAATAGAGCGGGATTTCCTGTCCCTGAGCCTGGCCGACATCGGTCTCTTCGATGTGGTCATTGCCAACCCACCGTTCAGCAAGGATCAGGACATCACCCATGTGATCCACATGTGGCGCTTCCTGCGTCCTGGCGGCGTGCTGGTCAGCCTCACCTCGCCGGGATGGCGCACCGGGCGCACGAAAGCGCAGCGCAACTTCCGCGCCTTCGTGGACAACATCGGCGCCGAAGTCGAAGCCTTGCCGGCCGGTGCCTTCAAGGCTTCGGGCACGAAGGTCTCGGTGCTGCGCCTGCGCGCCGTCAAGCAGGTCGAGGGCGCGCTTCAAGGCAGCCATCGGCAAGGATGA
- a CDS encoding SMEK domain-containing protein — protein sequence MITRGHYIGEIIDELSTVAQQVAMRNRLGLTDLTVYAENFFRDILNVLLGSHLQNLNQERSNEPGLDLGDENLKLGIQVTSRSDAAKVHSTLQKITGGQAAKFTEIVVLVVGRKQGSYTLDPALCAPYHFGVDNIWDMDDLARKTVGLPIDALQKLHQLIRTEIARLKVELEVPNEEGKYPTSGYDKWEARVTPKVGNGEAFIDYLRDEVGADLNDKETKEIRQALQRLGKRLSRLPRITREFLVMLYERRETGKSRRFQDAWTHALYSKVEREYRGADLKGELDILKHAGFVSIDGEDPYNYGPPEIGMRITFDSDDLATQFLTFIKAKQLDLRKVVGTVDLSVF from the coding sequence GTGATTACACGCGGCCACTACATCGGCGAAATCATTGACGAACTCAGCACCGTCGCACAGCAGGTAGCGATGCGCAACAGGCTGGGTCTGACGGACTTGACGGTCTATGCCGAGAACTTCTTCCGGGACATCCTGAATGTTCTTCTTGGCAGCCATCTGCAGAACCTCAATCAGGAGCGCTCCAATGAACCCGGGCTGGATCTTGGGGACGAAAACCTCAAGCTCGGAATTCAGGTGACATCACGGTCGGATGCGGCCAAGGTGCACTCGACACTGCAAAAGATCACTGGCGGCCAGGCCGCCAAGTTCACTGAAATCGTCGTACTGGTGGTTGGCAGGAAGCAAGGCTCCTACACACTGGACCCTGCGCTGTGCGCCCCATATCACTTTGGTGTCGACAACATCTGGGATATGGATGATCTGGCGCGCAAGACGGTGGGCCTGCCAATCGACGCGCTGCAGAAGCTGCACCAACTGATCCGGACCGAGATCGCCCGTCTGAAGGTCGAGCTTGAAGTCCCCAACGAGGAAGGGAAATATCCCACCTCGGGGTACGACAAGTGGGAGGCTCGGGTTACGCCCAAGGTGGGCAACGGCGAAGCCTTCATCGACTACCTGCGCGATGAGGTCGGCGCCGATCTAAATGACAAGGAGACCAAGGAGATCCGTCAGGCGCTCCAGAGGCTTGGAAAACGCCTCTCGCGACTGCCAAGGATCACCCGAGAATTCCTGGTCATGCTCTATGAACGCAGAGAGACGGGAAAATCCCGCCGGTTCCAGGACGCATGGACACATGCGCTTTACAGCAAGGTGGAACGCGAGTATCGGGGCGCAGACCTCAAGGGAGAGCTGGACATCCTTAAACATGCCGGATTCGTGAGCATTGACGGCGAAGACCCCTACAACTACGGACCGCCAGAGATTGGCATGCGCATCACGTTTGACAGCGACGATCTGGCCACCCAGTTCCTGACTTTCATCAAAGCGAAGCAACTCGACTTGCGGAAAGTAGTCGGCACGGTCGATCTGTCCGTGTTCTGA
- a CDS encoding PRTRC system ParB family protein, giving the protein MDTPNHPTLPLRRIVQGKNPREYFDPAEMAELEDGLRAAGRVIQPILVRPIPGTDRYEIVAGERRWRAAQTVFGDNYDMPVVIEALSDEQAEAFATIENHHRAAMSHAEEAQAARSQLMRHKGDKDEAAAALGWKPELLERRLALLTCTPAVLKALTHRQIQLGHAELLAGVPPEKQDTVLTGVIAHKVPVGVLKEQLGRFARRLADAIFDTAQCAACPHNSSRQSGLFDASLGDGFCQHPTHYDELTQQAVEAKAASLGDQYPVVRIVRATDGFSPLPVAEDGALGVGPAQYAACKGCASFGCAVSVLPGTQGEVMASLCFDAACNSQKVAAWVKTQRECTTQEREAGKAEAQGGKRQPASRTNAKPASAPSNKTPQRVVDYRLMQWRKWAAKELMVQPERNRRVMVALARLGRARDVRSTEYGQAASRIAGAGAMEGTGFRGLLQEVDAIDAQHLERLTLAITAAAAFGVTTQDLEALLNYLRVDEGKHFKWEATFLELFTLSELEALAVEVGLKAKMGASLYKLAREKKKADFIKALLAVPNFAYEGTVPAVMRYPRKTEQPTVEPLDPDAAEEAEDAALAA; this is encoded by the coding sequence ATGGACACACCGAACCATCCCACCCTGCCGCTGCGCCGCATCGTGCAGGGCAAGAACCCCCGCGAATACTTCGACCCGGCCGAAATGGCCGAGTTGGAGGATGGCCTGCGCGCTGCCGGCCGCGTCATCCAGCCCATCCTTGTTCGCCCGATCCCCGGCACCGACCGCTACGAAATCGTGGCGGGGGAGCGCCGCTGGCGCGCCGCCCAGACCGTCTTCGGCGACAACTACGACATGCCCGTCGTCATTGAGGCACTGAGCGACGAGCAGGCCGAAGCCTTCGCCACCATCGAAAACCATCACCGTGCCGCCATGTCGCACGCCGAGGAAGCACAAGCCGCCCGCAGCCAGTTGATGCGCCACAAGGGCGACAAGGACGAGGCGGCGGCAGCGCTCGGCTGGAAGCCCGAACTGCTGGAGCGCCGGCTGGCGCTGCTGACCTGCACGCCTGCCGTGTTGAAGGCGCTCACGCACCGCCAGATTCAGTTGGGCCACGCCGAACTGCTCGCTGGGGTGCCGCCTGAGAAGCAGGACACCGTGCTGACCGGCGTGATCGCGCACAAGGTGCCGGTGGGCGTCTTGAAGGAGCAGCTTGGCCGTTTCGCCCGCCGTCTGGCCGACGCCATCTTCGACACCGCGCAGTGTGCGGCCTGCCCGCACAACTCGTCCCGCCAGTCCGGGCTGTTCGACGCGAGCCTGGGCGACGGCTTCTGCCAGCACCCCACGCACTACGACGAACTGACGCAGCAGGCCGTCGAGGCCAAGGCCGCGAGCTTGGGCGACCAGTACCCCGTTGTCCGCATCGTCAGGGCGACAGATGGCTTCTCGCCGCTGCCTGTGGCCGAAGATGGCGCGCTTGGCGTTGGCCCGGCGCAGTACGCGGCCTGCAAGGGATGCGCCTCCTTCGGCTGTGCCGTTTCGGTCTTGCCGGGGACGCAGGGCGAAGTGATGGCCTCGCTGTGCTTCGATGCGGCGTGCAACAGCCAGAAGGTCGCCGCGTGGGTGAAGACACAGCGCGAGTGCACGACGCAGGAGAGGGAGGCCGGCAAGGCCGAGGCCCAAGGCGGCAAGCGCCAGCCGGCGTCAAGGACGAATGCCAAGCCCGCCTCCGCGCCGAGCAACAAGACGCCGCAGCGCGTCGTGGACTACCGGCTCATGCAGTGGCGCAAATGGGCCGCGAAGGAACTCATGGTGCAGCCCGAACGCAACCGGCGCGTGATGGTCGCGCTGGCGCGCTTGGGCCGGGCCCGTGACGTGCGCAGCACCGAGTACGGGCAGGCGGCGAGCCGGATCGCCGGCGCAGGTGCGATGGAGGGAACGGGCTTTCGCGGCCTGCTGCAAGAGGTCGATGCCATCGACGCGCAGCACCTGGAGCGGCTGACGCTGGCGATCACGGCCGCCGCAGCGTTCGGCGTGACCACACAGGATCTGGAGGCGCTGCTGAACTATCTCCGGGTCGATGAAGGCAAGCACTTCAAGTGGGAGGCCACTTTCCTTGAACTGTTCACCTTGAGCGAGCTAGAGGCGCTGGCCGTCGAAGTGGGCCTCAAAGCGAAGATGGGCGCGAGCCTCTACAAGCTGGCCCGCGAGAAGAAGAAAGCCGACTTCATCAAGGCCCTGCTCGCCGTGCCGAACTTCGCCTACGAGGGCACCGTCCCGGCGGTCATGCGCTATCCACGCAAGACCGAGCAGCCCACAGTCGAACCGCTCGACCCCGATGCGGCAGAGGAAGCGGAGGACGCCGCCCTGGCGGCGTGA
- a CDS encoding DUF2325 domain-containing protein — protein sequence MSFVPGGEGVASLGSALDRKPARSELAVLLSQYGKAQTRCSSVIAEQAALIEALQAEQVRLRAELVIRVTALQFEREDRMRLEAMAPGLPRRAVLARQIEYLMGRIEALLREQTRWRWGRESRREARPSSPPEVEFPARDGAGRMDECSAFAPRENASTAPVEQEAHVDAANLQEVELLICRTGCISHGDYWRVQDQCRRTGKPCILVDEHQAIHAMRQGDGIVIQACPVRSL from the coding sequence ATGTCCTTTGTCCCTGGAGGTGAAGGCGTGGCGAGTTTGGGGAGTGCGCTCGATCGCAAACCGGCTCGGTCGGAGTTGGCCGTGCTGCTGTCCCAGTACGGCAAGGCGCAGACGCGCTGCAGCAGCGTGATCGCTGAGCAGGCTGCGCTGATCGAGGCCTTGCAGGCGGAGCAGGTGCGCCTGCGCGCGGAACTGGTGATCCGGGTGACCGCCTTGCAGTTCGAGCGTGAGGATCGGATGCGCCTGGAAGCCATGGCACCTGGGTTGCCACGTAGGGCCGTGCTTGCGCGCCAGATCGAGTACCTGATGGGACGCATCGAGGCGTTGCTGCGGGAGCAAACCCGCTGGCGCTGGGGGAGGGAATCCCGGCGCGAAGCCCGTCCGTCCTCCCCGCCGGAAGTCGAGTTTCCGGCACGCGACGGAGCAGGGAGGATGGATGAATGCAGCGCGTTCGCCCCCCGGGAGAATGCATCGACAGCGCCGGTCGAGCAGGAGGCGCATGTGGATGCCGCCAACTTGCAAGAGGTGGAATTGTTGATCTGCCGCACCGGTTGCATCAGCCACGGCGACTATTGGCGCGTGCAGGATCAATGTCGCCGAACGGGCAAGCCCTGCATCCTCGTCGACGAACACCAGGCCATTCACGCCATGCGTCAGGGCGATGGTATCGTGATTCAGGCGTGTCCCGTGCGCAGTCTGTGA
- a CDS encoding RadC family protein → MSTLHMDLWTMLNASIRHIGKTTLRAIAASSAPKAHSSNDANGTEFDARQLSRAGLLRELLAPVSSVSQDEIYRVCDVDSSRALPASLETTVARRLQAARELLCRDMLDDLRGRPVMDSPRLLAEWLRLHCAALDYEVFLVIYLDAQHRLITIEQLFRGTLTQTSVYPREVVKAALAHHTAAVAFAHNHPSGSTEPSTADQRLTQQLKTSLALVDVQVIDHFIVAGDQHYSFAEHGLI, encoded by the coding sequence ATGAGCACGCTTCACATGGATCTTTGGACGATGCTGAACGCATCGATCCGCCACATCGGCAAGACAACGTTGCGCGCCATTGCCGCGAGTTCAGCGCCGAAAGCGCACTCGAGCAATGACGCCAATGGCACGGAATTCGACGCGCGCCAGCTCAGCCGTGCAGGTCTGCTGCGCGAACTGCTGGCGCCGGTGTCGTCCGTCAGCCAGGACGAGATCTACCGGGTGTGCGACGTCGATTCGAGTCGAGCCCTGCCCGCCTCACTGGAGACCACGGTTGCTCGACGTCTGCAAGCAGCGCGCGAACTGCTCTGCCGCGACATGCTGGACGATCTGCGGGGCCGCCCCGTGATGGATTCACCCAGGCTGCTGGCCGAATGGCTGCGCCTGCACTGCGCTGCCCTCGACTACGAGGTCTTCCTCGTCATCTACCTGGATGCGCAGCACCGGCTGATCACCATCGAACAGCTCTTTCGGGGGACGCTGACCCAGACCTCGGTCTACCCCCGCGAAGTGGTCAAGGCTGCGCTCGCCCATCACACTGCTGCGGTCGCTTTCGCGCACAACCACCCCAGTGGCAGTACAGAGCCCAGCACGGCGGATCAGCGGCTCACCCAGCAGCTCAAGACCAGCCTGGCACTCGTCGACGTCCAGGTCATCGACCACTTCATCGTGGCCGGCGACCAGCACTACTCGTTCGCCGAACACGGGTTGATCTGA
- a CDS encoding diguanylate cyclase, translated as MEDFKWINDTHVHAAGDTVLRYFAAALPRGPRPEDTVARLGGGAFAVMLAGAADMAALSPRPVELSREATQVLRGLTGAAQASLSSPELKAVEQHDTHKPRPGQCCGWRCRRCLALALKPAWPESILTLLLADIVSAQPSTPPIVGGLKSSSAGVAVVTRPLVARFSWPVRCCDG; from the coding sequence CTGGAAGACTTCAAATGGATCAACGATACCCATGTCCACGCCGCCGGAGACACAGTACTGCGGTACTTCGCAGCCGCATTGCCTCGGGGCCCTCGGCCAGAAGACACGGTAGCGCGCCTCGGCGGCGGTGCGTTCGCGGTCATGTTGGCCGGTGCGGCGGACATGGCTGCCCTCTCACCTCGACCCGTCGAACTATCGCGCGAAGCGACGCAGGTACTTCGTGGGCTGACAGGAGCAGCCCAGGCCAGCCTTTCATCCCCTGAGCTGAAGGCTGTCGAGCAACACGACACGCACAAACCCCGACCGGGCCAGTGTTGCGGATGGCGTTGTCGCCGTTGTCTCGCCCTGGCGTTGAAGCCCGCGTGGCCTGAGTCCATACTGACACTGCTTCTTGCGGACATCGTGTCTGCGCAGCCCTCAACACCGCCCATCGTGGGTGGTTTGAAGTCCAGCTCCGCTGGCGTCGCGGTCGTTACCCGCCCTCTGGTCGCCAGATTTTCCTGGCCGGTCCGCTGCTGCGACGGCTGA
- a CDS encoding Fic family protein translates to MFDPFKDFDQAGYLRNRYGEKDPQIVRELEHTMFRAGLDEALGHVAKRRTLGYEDFLAVHRILFSAFYPWAGQDRAATTPDIAIRKGDTLFCHPFDARRAVEEGLRIGQDKAALRQRPGEVMGLFAYGHPFLDGNGRTMLVLHSELCHRAGFCIEWQRTRKTDYLAALSAEIASPGKGHLDRYLLGFIGMSRDRQLWGGVIDGIQGLNGGSVDDAVDDEYSDAHVRQKYQAFELNRSRSKAGSS, encoded by the coding sequence GTGTTCGATCCCTTTAAGGATTTTGACCAAGCGGGTTACCTGCGCAATCGATACGGTGAGAAGGATCCGCAGATCGTGCGCGAGCTCGAACACACCATGTTTCGTGCCGGTCTCGACGAGGCGCTGGGTCATGTGGCCAAGCGCAGGACACTCGGCTACGAGGACTTTCTCGCGGTGCATCGCATCCTGTTTTCAGCGTTCTACCCCTGGGCCGGACAGGATCGAGCGGCCACAACCCCCGACATTGCCATACGCAAGGGTGATACCTTGTTTTGTCACCCGTTCGATGCCCGACGGGCGGTGGAGGAGGGATTGCGGATTGGGCAGGACAAGGCGGCGCTACGGCAGCGACCGGGCGAAGTGATGGGGCTGTTTGCCTATGGCCACCCGTTCCTTGACGGCAATGGCCGCACGATGCTCGTCCTGCACAGCGAACTGTGCCATCGCGCGGGTTTCTGCATCGAATGGCAGCGCACACGTAAGACCGACTACCTTGCTGCACTCAGCGCGGAAATCGCATCTCCTGGCAAAGGCCATCTGGATCGCTACCTGCTGGGCTTCATTGGGATGTCACGCGACCGCCAGTTGTGGGGCGGCGTCATTGACGGCATCCAGGGACTCAATGGCGGCAGCGTCGACGATGCGGTCGATGACGAGTATTCGGATGCGCATGTGCGGCAGAAGTACCAGGCGTTCGAGTTGAATCGATCTCGCTCCAAGGCTGGATCGTCTTGA
- a CDS encoding Fic family protein, which produces MSDTLLGFHRLAEMHGIQLVQPLFTRSRLGPVRQRETANGQETRIWTAQYQPVDNFRGHFEFGLKYERLSFEFFSRLFDRLDPEEVASWVRDEPTGSYARRAAFFYEWFTGRQLAVPDTAPNVGYVDAIDASLYLAARRPDRMRRWRVNNNLPGSREFCPMVFLGAPEQREWLYDLAAGVQSLDDTYGPELLLRSAAWLTFKESRASFAIEHEADKQDRVKRFAAAISTYSGRMNDPMAPEQLLKLQQTVLGEAALRVGIRQSPVFVGERSFINEIVHYVAPSEEWVDGMLDALRGFETRTQGTNAVARAAAVSFAFVYLHPLADGNGRIHRFLINHLLAADKVVPANIIVPVSATIAGSAKGRADYDQALEGFSRPFMQVYTDGYRFGTRRVCPDGVETNFEFLRSEDAQHAWRYLDLTEQVRYLSGVLRQTVEQEMAQEALTLRQYDDAREAIKNFVEMPDPDADRIIRSLKESGWQVSNKLRKTLPQVFAEEGAFYGRHAQIIAAVRAVFEDEQQEREGA; this is translated from the coding sequence ATGTCCGACACCTTATTGGGCTTCCACCGACTCGCTGAGATGCATGGCATCCAGCTGGTGCAGCCGCTGTTCACCCGCAGCCGGCTGGGGCCGGTGCGCCAGCGCGAGACGGCCAATGGCCAGGAAACCCGCATCTGGACGGCCCAGTACCAGCCCGTGGACAACTTTCGGGGGCACTTCGAGTTCGGCCTGAAGTATGAGCGGCTCAGCTTCGAGTTCTTCTCGCGCCTGTTCGATCGCCTTGACCCGGAAGAGGTGGCGTCATGGGTGAGAGACGAGCCTACCGGCAGCTACGCCCGGCGAGCGGCGTTCTTCTACGAATGGTTCACCGGCCGGCAACTCGCCGTGCCGGACACAGCGCCCAACGTGGGCTATGTCGATGCGATCGACGCCAGCCTGTATCTGGCGGCTCGGCGGCCAGATCGCATGCGGCGCTGGCGCGTCAACAACAACCTGCCGGGCTCACGCGAGTTCTGCCCGATGGTTTTTCTCGGTGCCCCCGAGCAACGCGAATGGCTCTACGACCTGGCAGCCGGCGTGCAGTCCCTGGATGACACCTACGGACCGGAATTGCTGCTGCGCAGCGCGGCGTGGCTCACGTTCAAGGAGTCCCGGGCCAGTTTCGCCATCGAGCACGAGGCGGACAAGCAGGACCGGGTGAAACGTTTCGCGGCAGCCATCAGTACGTACAGCGGGCGGATGAACGATCCGATGGCACCGGAGCAGCTTCTCAAGTTGCAGCAAACCGTGCTCGGCGAAGCTGCGTTGCGGGTTGGCATCCGACAATCGCCAGTGTTCGTCGGGGAACGCAGCTTCATCAACGAGATCGTCCACTACGTCGCACCGTCCGAGGAATGGGTCGATGGCATGCTCGACGCCTTGCGCGGGTTCGAAACGCGCACGCAAGGCACCAACGCCGTGGCACGCGCCGCAGCCGTGTCGTTCGCCTTCGTCTACCTGCACCCGCTTGCGGATGGCAATGGCCGGATCCACCGCTTCCTGATCAACCACCTGCTCGCGGCCGACAAGGTGGTACCGGCCAACATCATCGTGCCGGTGTCGGCGACGATCGCAGGCTCAGCCAAGGGGCGCGCCGATTACGACCAGGCCCTGGAAGGGTTTTCGCGTCCTTTCATGCAGGTCTACACCGATGGCTATCGTTTCGGGACAAGGCGGGTCTGCCCTGACGGGGTCGAAACCAATTTCGAGTTCCTCCGCTCGGAGGATGCGCAACACGCCTGGCGCTATCTCGATCTAACCGAGCAGGTGCGCTACCTGAGCGGGGTACTTCGCCAGACGGTCGAACAGGAAATGGCGCAGGAAGCCCTGACGCTGCGCCAGTACGACGATGCGCGGGAGGCGATCAAGAACTTCGTGGAGATGCCGGACCCGGATGCGGACCGCATCATCCGATCGCTGAAGGAAAGTGGCTGGCAGGTCAGCAACAAGCTGCGCAAGACCTTGCCTCAAGTCTTCGCCGAAGAGGGTGCCTTCTACG